Proteins encoded in a region of the Streptomyces sp. PCS3-D2 genome:
- a CDS encoding MFS transporter — translation MGAAMRRIQAGNALTAFGIGFTVPFLYIYVAQVRGLGSMAATSAFVAFALGALVALPFTGRIIDRRGPVPVVMGAAVAASAGALALGLATGVVPILLSALALGAGQAVMQPALATMIVWCSTPSTRTRAFALQFFMQNLGLGIGGLLGGQIVDESRPGSFTLLFGIEAVMFLVLAGVVATVRLPQVPAIKDAVPKDPARAGGSGWKRLLRHKTMVQLCVLGFVVFFACYGQFESGLAAFGTEAAGISPSTLGFALAANTGAIVLAQFVVLKLVEKRRRSRVIALVGLIWTGAWLIAGFSGLGHGSAMMAAAAFITTYALFGIGEAMLSPTLAPLVADLAPEGSVGQYNSAFALVKQMALALGPLGVPLGAGVPMLYIAVFVLVSLGIAGLALRLGKGLTPMQDNPVLASRIVAQGGPAAVKESAQPVHAEARR, via the coding sequence ATGGGCGCCGCGATGCGGCGGATCCAGGCCGGGAACGCGCTGACGGCGTTCGGCATCGGCTTCACGGTTCCGTTCCTCTACATCTACGTGGCGCAGGTGCGAGGTCTGGGCTCCATGGCGGCCACGAGCGCATTCGTGGCCTTCGCCCTGGGCGCCCTTGTCGCGCTGCCCTTCACCGGTCGGATCATCGACCGACGTGGTCCGGTGCCCGTGGTCATGGGTGCGGCCGTGGCCGCCTCGGCGGGTGCGCTCGCGCTCGGCCTCGCCACGGGAGTCGTGCCCATCCTGCTGTCCGCGCTGGCCCTCGGCGCCGGTCAGGCCGTGATGCAGCCGGCCCTGGCCACGATGATCGTGTGGTGTTCCACGCCGTCCACCCGTACCCGTGCCTTCGCCCTCCAGTTCTTCATGCAGAACCTGGGGCTCGGCATCGGCGGTCTCCTCGGCGGTCAGATCGTCGACGAGAGCCGGCCGGGGAGCTTCACCCTGCTGTTCGGTATCGAGGCCGTGATGTTCCTGGTGCTGGCGGGCGTCGTCGCCACCGTGCGGCTGCCGCAGGTGCCGGCCATCAAGGACGCCGTGCCGAAGGACCCGGCACGGGCCGGTGGCAGCGGTTGGAAGCGGCTGCTGCGCCACAAGACCATGGTGCAGCTGTGCGTGCTGGGCTTCGTGGTGTTCTTCGCCTGCTACGGGCAGTTCGAGTCGGGTCTCGCCGCCTTCGGTACGGAGGCAGCCGGGATCTCCCCCTCCACACTCGGTTTCGCCCTGGCCGCCAACACCGGTGCGATCGTCCTCGCGCAGTTCGTCGTGCTGAAGCTGGTCGAGAAGCGCCGCCGGTCGCGGGTGATCGCGCTCGTCGGGCTGATCTGGACGGGGGCATGGCTGATCGCCGGGTTCTCGGGGCTGGGACATGGCAGCGCGATGATGGCCGCCGCCGCGTTCATCACCACGTACGCGCTCTTCGGTATCGGTGAGGCCATGCTGTCGCCGACGCTGGCCCCGCTGGTCGCCGACTTGGCGCCCGAGGGCTCGGTGGGGCAGTACAACTCGGCGTTCGCGCTGGTCAAGCAGATGGCGCTGGCCTTGGGGCCGCTCGGGGTGCCGCTGGGTGCAGGTGTTCCGATGCTGTACATCGCGGTCTTCGTACTCGTGTCGCTCGGGATCGCCGGCCTGGCGCTGCGACTGGGCAAGGGCCTCACGCCGATGCAGGACAACCCCGTGCTGGCGAGCAGGATCGTCGCGCAGGGCGGTCCCGCCGCGGTCAAGGAGTCCGCGCAGCCCGTGCACGCGGAGGCGCGGCGGTAG
- a CDS encoding RNA polymerase sigma factor, whose amino-acid sequence MRTRVRSGDPDAYAELFDSYSRTLYNHAFRMTGDWAVAEDVMSAAFMEAWRLRGTVDPEGGSLRPWLLGITTNLARNHCRSNRRFRAAAAAAAAAAAASVPDHAEEVAGRLDDRQQIAATLAQLGALRGPEREVLLLCLCEGLEYAEAARALGIPVGTVRSRLSRARTKLRKLADAEMKKNSRELAARSRQTYDDRAKPVRSAQEGI is encoded by the coding sequence ATGCGAACTCGGGTGCGGTCCGGGGATCCGGACGCCTATGCGGAGTTGTTCGACAGCTACTCCCGCACCCTCTACAACCATGCCTTCCGGATGACGGGGGACTGGGCTGTCGCGGAGGACGTCATGTCGGCGGCCTTCATGGAGGCGTGGCGGCTGCGCGGCACGGTCGATCCGGAGGGCGGATCCCTCCGGCCCTGGCTCCTGGGGATCACCACGAACCTGGCCCGCAACCACTGCCGCAGCAATCGCCGCTTCAGGGCCGCCGCTGCCGCCGCGGCGGCAGCGGCGGCGGCGTCCGTGCCCGACCACGCCGAGGAGGTGGCCGGCCGACTGGACGACCGGCAGCAGATCGCGGCAACGCTGGCGCAGCTGGGTGCGTTGCGCGGACCGGAGCGAGAGGTCCTCCTGCTGTGCCTGTGCGAGGGCCTTGAGTACGCCGAGGCTGCACGGGCCCTCGGTATTCCGGTGGGAACCGTCCGCTCGCGGCTGTCGCGGGCCCGTACGAAGCTGCGCAAACTCGCCGACGCGGAAATGAAGAAGAACAGTCGGGAACTCGCGGCTCGGTCCCGACAGACATATGACGACCGCGCGAAGCCGGTCCGGTCCGCACAGGAGGGAATCTGA
- a CDS encoding ATP-binding SpoIIE family protein phosphatase — MNFTRWSARFPGTQRRAAARTEHAAAQAKRGEGAVPAARGGRPDPGAERSAPATDGHPADPTVSGTGTATGTAKGSTGPGTGTTPARRTGALTAVPSLDELPAREVLARLPALVALVHGPEHRVAYVNDAYTAGFGTRAPGAPAHEALPELGELGLLPLLDQVQRSGKPRTAKNRTAPGGGNSYTVTCTPVEFPRTGTETGSVPESEAHDSGVMIHLADVTDHAEAVERLRASERRQREAAVTLQRSLLPQELEQPDDLRIAATYQPGGTEAAVGGDWYDVITLGAGRTALVIGDVMGRGVRAAAVMGQLRTAVRAYARLDLPPHEVLQLLDGLAAEIDASQIATCVYAVHDPSEGRLAYASAGHLPILVRDEHGTVRRAADPTGPPLGTGGWLHTSGTIPLGPGSTAVLYTDGLVERRGEDIDEGVAALERALAGAQGTPTVICDRLMRALGVDADHDDDVAVMVLQQPARNGADAELFHNAALELLGGIEAAPRARAFAQGVLASWRFPVELCDLGVLAASELVANSLQHGTPPMHLRLRRTDRRLIIEVTDGDDHLPRRRRAEPADETGRGISIVATIASSWGSRRTPGGGKAVWCEFALPDK, encoded by the coding sequence GTGAACTTCACGCGCTGGAGCGCCCGGTTCCCCGGAACACAGCGCCGCGCCGCCGCCCGGACCGAACACGCCGCAGCCCAGGCCAAGCGGGGCGAAGGCGCGGTCCCGGCAGCCCGCGGCGGCCGCCCCGACCCCGGAGCGGAGCGGTCCGCGCCCGCCACCGACGGCCACCCGGCGGACCCCACGGTCTCCGGCACAGGAACGGCGACCGGGACGGCCAAGGGCAGCACCGGACCGGGCACCGGCACGACCCCGGCCCGGCGGACCGGCGCCCTCACCGCCGTGCCCTCCCTCGACGAGCTCCCCGCCCGCGAGGTCCTCGCCCGGCTCCCCGCCCTGGTCGCCCTCGTCCACGGCCCCGAACACCGCGTCGCCTACGTCAACGACGCCTACACCGCGGGCTTCGGCACCCGCGCCCCCGGCGCCCCCGCCCACGAGGCCCTCCCCGAACTCGGAGAGCTCGGCCTCCTCCCGCTCCTCGACCAAGTCCAGCGCAGCGGCAAGCCCCGCACCGCCAAGAACCGCACCGCACCGGGCGGCGGCAACTCGTACACCGTCACCTGCACGCCCGTCGAGTTCCCCCGCACCGGGACGGAGACCGGGAGCGTGCCCGAATCGGAAGCCCACGACAGCGGCGTCATGATCCACCTCGCCGACGTCACGGACCACGCCGAGGCCGTCGAGCGCCTGCGCGCCAGCGAACGCCGCCAGCGCGAAGCCGCCGTCACCCTCCAGCGCTCCCTGCTCCCGCAGGAGCTGGAACAGCCCGACGACCTGCGCATCGCCGCCACCTACCAGCCCGGCGGCACCGAGGCCGCCGTCGGCGGCGACTGGTACGACGTCATCACCCTCGGCGCCGGACGCACCGCCCTCGTCATCGGCGACGTCATGGGCCGCGGCGTCCGCGCCGCCGCCGTCATGGGCCAGCTGCGCACCGCCGTCCGCGCCTACGCCCGTCTCGACCTGCCCCCGCACGAGGTGCTCCAGCTCCTCGACGGACTCGCCGCCGAGATCGACGCGAGCCAGATCGCCACCTGCGTGTACGCCGTCCACGACCCCAGTGAGGGCCGGCTCGCGTATGCCTCCGCCGGACACCTCCCGATCCTCGTCCGCGACGAGCACGGCACCGTGCGCAGAGCCGCAGACCCCACCGGCCCGCCGCTCGGCACCGGCGGCTGGCTGCACACCTCCGGCACCATCCCGCTCGGCCCCGGCTCCACCGCGGTCCTCTACACCGACGGCCTGGTCGAACGCCGCGGAGAGGACATCGACGAGGGCGTCGCCGCGCTCGAACGCGCTCTCGCCGGAGCCCAGGGCACCCCCACCGTCATCTGCGACCGCCTCATGCGCGCCCTCGGGGTGGACGCCGACCACGACGACGACGTCGCCGTGATGGTGCTCCAGCAGCCCGCGCGCAACGGCGCGGACGCCGAGCTCTTCCACAACGCCGCCCTGGAACTCCTGGGTGGCATCGAGGCAGCCCCGCGCGCCCGGGCCTTCGCCCAAGGAGTCCTCGCCTCCTGGCGCTTCCCCGTCGAGCTGTGCGACCTCGGGGTCCTCGCGGCGAGCGAACTCGTCGCGAACTCCCTCCAGCACGGCACCCCGCCCATGCACCTCCGGCTGCGCCGTACCGACCGCCGGCTGATCATCGAGGTCACCGACGGCGACGACCACCTCCCGCGCCGCCGCCGCGCCGAACCAGCCGACGAGACCGGCCGCGGCATCTCGATCGTCGCGACCATCGCCTCCTCCTGGGGCTCCCGCCGCACCCCGGGCGGCGGCAAAGCCGTCTGGTGCGAGTTCGCCCTGCCGGACAAGTAG
- a CDS encoding SCO6880 family protein — translation MTTQSHQLHPVAPRRTYLIGRARPNAIVGKNRETGEIALIITGAFFGMMSGLLVPDLTLRIVSLVGFPALALAAVYVPYKGRTFYRWFEISRSYKRTLRRGTTYRSGAMEAGVRAADGREVEVGPPPGIGRINWLAAPFGPDEIAVLLHADRRTVTAAIEIEGPGVGLRDSEDQEALVDRFGTLLKHVANGDGFVTRLQMLARTLPADPDAHAKDVAQRGDTQAPVWLRDSYDQLQSMVSTSSEQHRAYLVACMHYTRDLAAEAVTIARAATPRKGRKLDRDAGLAIVMARELTDICARLAEADIRVRQPLGQGRLASLVHSMYDPDHPIDHIQAMTKRNAWPAELDAVEPTYLQAKTRESSTRAPWCHATAWVKEWPMTPVGVNFLAPLLVHTPDVIRTVAVTMDLEPTEVAIERMLTEKTNDEADASRAAKMNRTVDPRDIAAHGRLDQRGEDLASGAAGVNLVGYITVSSRSPEALARDKRTIRASAGKSYLKLEWCDREHHRAFVNTLPFATGIRR, via the coding sequence TTGACGACCCAGTCCCACCAGCTGCACCCGGTCGCGCCCCGCCGCACGTATCTCATCGGCCGCGCCCGGCCGAACGCGATCGTCGGCAAGAACCGCGAGACCGGCGAGATCGCCCTCATCATCACGGGGGCGTTCTTCGGCATGATGAGCGGACTGCTCGTCCCCGACCTCACCCTGCGCATCGTCAGCCTCGTCGGCTTCCCCGCGCTCGCGCTCGCCGCCGTGTACGTCCCGTACAAGGGCCGCACCTTCTACCGCTGGTTCGAGATCAGCCGCAGCTACAAACGCACCCTCCGCCGCGGCACCACCTACCGATCCGGCGCCATGGAAGCCGGCGTCCGCGCCGCCGACGGCCGTGAGGTCGAGGTCGGCCCGCCCCCCGGCATCGGCCGCATCAACTGGCTCGCCGCCCCCTTCGGCCCCGACGAGATCGCCGTGCTCCTGCACGCCGACCGCCGCACCGTCACCGCCGCCATCGAGATCGAGGGCCCCGGCGTCGGCCTGCGCGACAGCGAGGACCAGGAAGCTCTCGTCGACCGCTTCGGCACCCTCCTCAAGCACGTGGCCAACGGCGACGGCTTCGTCACCCGCCTCCAGATGCTCGCCCGCACCCTGCCCGCCGACCCCGACGCCCACGCCAAGGACGTCGCCCAGCGCGGCGACACCCAGGCCCCCGTCTGGCTGCGCGACTCCTACGACCAACTCCAGTCGATGGTGTCCACCTCCTCCGAGCAGCACCGCGCCTACCTCGTCGCCTGCATGCACTACACCCGCGACCTGGCTGCCGAAGCCGTCACCATCGCCCGCGCCGCCACCCCCCGCAAGGGCCGCAAGCTCGACCGGGACGCCGGCCTCGCTATCGTCATGGCCCGCGAGCTCACCGACATCTGCGCCCGCCTCGCCGAGGCCGACATCCGCGTCCGCCAGCCCCTCGGCCAGGGCCGCCTCGCCTCCCTCGTGCACTCCATGTACGACCCCGACCACCCCATCGACCACATCCAGGCCATGACCAAGCGCAACGCCTGGCCGGCCGAACTCGACGCGGTGGAACCCACCTACCTCCAGGCCAAGACCCGTGAGTCCTCCACCCGCGCCCCCTGGTGCCACGCCACCGCCTGGGTCAAGGAATGGCCCATGACCCCCGTCGGCGTGAACTTCCTCGCCCCGCTCCTCGTCCACACCCCCGACGTCATCCGCACCGTCGCCGTCACCATGGACCTGGAACCCACCGAGGTGGCCATCGAGCGCATGCTCACCGAGAAGACCAACGACGAGGCCGACGCCTCCCGCGCCGCCAAGATGAACCGCACCGTCGACCCCCGCGACATCGCCGCACACGGTCGACTCGACCAGAGGGGTGAAGATCTCGCCAGCGGCGCTGCCGGAGTCAACCTGGTCGGGTACATCACGGTGTCCTCGCGTTCACCGGAGGCCCTCGCCCGCGACAAGCGCACCATCCGCGCCTCGGCCGGCAAGTCCTACCTGAAGCTGGAGTGGTGCGACCGCGAGCACCACCGCGCCTTCGTCAACACCCTGCCGTTCGCCACCGGCATCCGACGCTAG
- a CDS encoding alpha/beta fold hydrolase — translation MTTTWTLADLEAAIRAGWSADTTEPTDISRVPWTSENPAWGQCDITALVVQDLVGGDLVLGEVFHEGRQEGYHWWNLLPGGIRVDLTRDQFRRGETVTPGRVVKRPGGRLSRRWEEYQLLRQRVIDKLGPLPGVMVTGDGRRLAYTDFGGPGVPLLALHGHFGAGTGFERLAGEVGPAWRVIAPDQRGHGDSDGAGEYTRDGYVADAAALLEHVGLGPAVVLGHSLGGVNAYQLAARRPDLVRAVIVEDIGAVVDGDLSFARAWPRRAATRAGFLAGVGSAAPHLEGSLREHPDGWGTAFEVEDMVASQQALNGDHWEDWLRVESPTLLVRGDRSGVLSAEHAREMTVRRAGVRLVELPTGHAVREGDPEGYFAAVRGFLARVAGGQGAAV, via the coding sequence ATGACGACTACCTGGACTCTTGCGGATCTCGAGGCGGCCATCAGGGCGGGATGGTCCGCCGACACCACCGAGCCGACCGACATCAGCAGGGTGCCGTGGACTTCGGAGAATCCGGCCTGGGGGCAGTGTGACATCACCGCTCTGGTCGTGCAGGACCTCGTGGGTGGGGACCTGGTGCTGGGCGAGGTATTCCACGAGGGCCGGCAGGAGGGCTACCACTGGTGGAACCTGCTGCCCGGGGGCATCCGCGTCGACCTGACGAGGGACCAGTTCCGGCGGGGTGAGACGGTCACGCCCGGACGGGTGGTGAAACGGCCGGGCGGGCGGCTGAGCCGGCGCTGGGAGGAGTACCAGCTGCTGCGGCAGCGGGTGATCGACAAGCTGGGACCGCTGCCGGGGGTGATGGTGACTGGGGACGGGCGGCGCCTGGCCTACACGGACTTCGGGGGGCCGGGCGTGCCGCTGCTGGCGCTGCACGGGCACTTCGGGGCGGGGACCGGATTCGAGCGGTTGGCCGGGGAGGTGGGCCCGGCGTGGCGGGTGATCGCGCCGGACCAGCGCGGGCACGGGGATTCCGACGGGGCGGGGGAGTACACGCGGGACGGGTACGTCGCGGACGCGGCCGCGCTGCTGGAGCACGTGGGCTTGGGGCCGGCGGTGGTACTGGGGCATTCGCTGGGAGGGGTCAACGCCTACCAGCTGGCCGCGCGGCGGCCCGATCTCGTGCGGGCGGTGATCGTCGAGGACATCGGGGCGGTGGTCGACGGCGACCTGTCGTTCGCGCGCGCCTGGCCGCGCCGGGCCGCGACCCGGGCCGGGTTCCTGGCCGGGGTGGGGAGCGCGGCGCCGCATCTGGAGGGGTCGCTGCGTGAGCATCCGGACGGGTGGGGCACCGCGTTCGAGGTGGAGGACATGGTGGCGTCGCAGCAGGCGCTGAACGGCGACCACTGGGAGGACTGGCTGCGGGTGGAGAGCCCGACGCTCCTGGTGCGGGGGGACCGGAGCGGTGTGCTGTCGGCGGAGCACGCGCGGGAGATGACGGTACGGAGGGCGGGGGTGCGGCTGGTGGAACTGCCGACGGGACACGCGGTGCGGGAGGGGGATCCGGAGGGGTACTTCGCCGCGGTGCGGGGCTTTCTGGCGCGGGTGGCCGGCGGCCAGGGGGCCGCTGTCTGA
- a CDS encoding NAD(P)/FAD-dependent oxidoreductase produces MVKAANSRGAAPGTPPRTRILIVGGGYVGMYTALRLQRKLRAGEAEVTVVTPEPYMTYQPFLPEAAAGAISPRHVVVPLRRVLGKCRIVIGQATSIDHAKRTATVNTLATADEGVGPIEIEYDELVLAPGSVSRTLPVPGLADYGIGFKTVEEAIGLRNHVIEQMDIASSTRDPAIRDAALTFVFVGGGFAGVEALGELEDMARYAARYYHNIKPEDMKWVLVEASDRILPEVGLEMGVYTVRELRSRNIDVRLETRLESCEGRVAVLSDGARFPTRTIVWTAGVKPHPVLAATDLPKNERGRLVCTSFLTVEGVEHAWAAGDAAAVPDITAPPDAEGPRRECAPNAQHAVRQAKVLADNLLAALRGEVLTEYAHKYAGSVASLGLHKGVAHIYGRKLKRYPAWFMHRAYHLSRVPSFNRKMRVLAEWTLSGLFKREIVSLGSLEHPRAEFELAAGGGPKSPPPPLAPNPPKNGQG; encoded by the coding sequence ATGGTGAAGGCTGCTAACTCCCGGGGCGCGGCCCCCGGTACCCCGCCCCGCACGCGCATCCTGATCGTCGGCGGCGGCTACGTCGGCATGTACACGGCGCTTCGGCTCCAGCGAAAGCTCAGAGCGGGAGAAGCCGAGGTCACGGTGGTCACGCCCGAGCCGTACATGACCTATCAGCCCTTCCTCCCGGAAGCGGCAGCGGGCGCGATCTCCCCGCGTCACGTCGTGGTCCCCCTGCGCCGCGTCCTCGGCAAGTGCCGCATCGTCATCGGACAGGCCACGAGCATCGACCACGCCAAACGGACCGCGACCGTCAACACCCTCGCCACCGCCGACGAGGGCGTCGGCCCCATCGAGATCGAGTACGACGAGCTCGTCCTCGCCCCCGGCTCCGTCTCCCGCACCCTCCCCGTGCCCGGCCTCGCCGACTACGGCATCGGCTTCAAGACCGTGGAAGAGGCCATCGGCCTGCGCAATCACGTCATCGAGCAGATGGACATCGCCTCCTCCACCCGAGACCCCGCCATCCGCGACGCCGCCCTCACCTTCGTCTTCGTCGGCGGCGGTTTCGCGGGCGTCGAAGCCCTCGGCGAGCTGGAGGACATGGCCCGGTACGCGGCGCGGTACTACCACAACATCAAGCCCGAGGACATGAAGTGGGTCCTCGTCGAGGCCAGCGACCGCATCCTCCCCGAGGTCGGCCTCGAGATGGGCGTCTACACGGTCCGCGAACTGCGCAGCCGCAACATCGACGTCCGTCTGGAGACCCGGCTCGAATCCTGCGAGGGCCGCGTCGCCGTCCTCAGCGACGGCGCCCGCTTCCCCACCCGCACCATCGTCTGGACCGCCGGCGTCAAACCCCACCCGGTCCTGGCCGCGACCGACCTCCCCAAGAACGAACGCGGCCGTCTCGTCTGCACCTCCTTCCTCACCGTCGAAGGAGTCGAGCACGCCTGGGCCGCGGGCGACGCCGCCGCCGTCCCCGACATCACGGCCCCGCCGGACGCCGAGGGCCCCCGCCGCGAGTGCGCCCCCAACGCCCAGCACGCCGTCCGCCAGGCCAAGGTCCTCGCCGACAACCTCCTCGCCGCCTTGCGCGGCGAGGTCCTGACCGAATACGCCCACAAATACGCCGGCTCGGTCGCCTCCCTCGGCCTCCACAAGGGCGTCGCCCACATCTACGGACGCAAGCTGAAGCGCTACCCGGCCTGGTTCATGCACCGCGCATACCACCTCAGCCGCGTCCCGAGCTTCAACCGGAAAATGCGCGTACTTGCCGAATGGACCCTCTCCGGCCTCTTCAAGCGTGAGATCGTCTCCCTTGGCTCACTCGAACACCCCAGGGCAGAATTCGAACTGGCCGCAGGCGGCGGCCCCAAGTCACCTCCCCCGCCCCTCGCCCCCAACCCCCCGAAGAACGGCCAGGGCTGA
- a CDS encoding MarR family winged helix-turn-helix transcriptional regulator has protein sequence MGDTPDGTTSVPEPSLDEQIAVYQREFQDLDPQVEKVVSALSRLNRRMNVAYGRQTAALGISNAEWEVLKALVISGAPYRMGPSELAKQLGLTPAAMTHRIDRMTAEGLVTRERDESNRVRVIIELTDEGRSKWLDAMRAATIFEEDLLQDLSTAERGVLGDMLARLLDRVEDLQSPS, from the coding sequence ATGGGTGACACCCCCGACGGCACGACGTCCGTCCCCGAGCCGAGCCTCGACGAGCAGATCGCCGTCTACCAGCGCGAGTTCCAGGACCTCGACCCGCAGGTCGAGAAGGTCGTCTCGGCGCTGAGCCGCCTGAACCGCCGCATGAATGTCGCGTACGGGCGCCAGACCGCCGCCCTGGGCATCAGCAACGCGGAGTGGGAGGTCCTCAAGGCTCTGGTCATCTCCGGCGCTCCCTACCGGATGGGTCCGAGCGAGCTCGCGAAGCAGTTGGGTCTCACGCCGGCGGCGATGACGCACCGGATCGACCGCATGACGGCCGAGGGCCTGGTCACCCGCGAGCGGGACGAGTCCAACCGGGTCCGCGTGATCATTGAGCTGACCGACGAGGGCCGCAGTAAGTGGCTGGACGCGATGCGGGCGGCCACCATCTTCGAGGAGGACCTCCTTCAGGACCTCTCGACGGCGGAGCGCGGTGTGCTGGGCGACATGCTCGCGCGCCTGCTCGACCGGGTGGAGGACCTCCAGTCACCCAGCTGA
- a CDS encoding GNAT family N-acetyltransferase yields the protein MDEQHVLRPVRADDWEKVKELRIAGLKDPVAPVAFLETVEQAEGHPDEFWQRRAEGASHGRVARQFVAEAADGRWVGTVSVLVEEGGTVDFFDQSVERTQGHIVGVFVRAEQRGTGLTEALFAAALEWAWGLQEPALEHVRLFVHEDNARAGAFYRKYGFEATGTVLPVPGNPAAKELEYVIRRPATA from the coding sequence ATGGACGAACAGCACGTGCTACGCCCGGTGCGGGCCGACGACTGGGAGAAGGTCAAGGAGCTGAGGATCGCCGGGCTCAAGGACCCGGTGGCACCCGTGGCCTTCCTGGAGACGGTGGAGCAGGCCGAGGGGCACCCCGACGAGTTCTGGCAGAGGCGGGCCGAGGGGGCGTCGCACGGGCGGGTGGCCCGGCAGTTCGTCGCGGAAGCCGCCGACGGGCGGTGGGTGGGTACGGTGTCCGTGCTCGTCGAGGAGGGCGGGACCGTCGACTTCTTCGACCAGTCCGTCGAACGGACGCAGGGACACATCGTGGGTGTGTTCGTACGGGCCGAGCAGCGGGGGACCGGACTCACCGAGGCCCTGTTCGCGGCCGCGCTGGAGTGGGCCTGGGGGCTGCAGGAGCCGGCGTTGGAACACGTACGGCTCTTCGTGCACGAGGACAACGCGCGGGCCGGCGCCTTCTACCGGAAGTACGGTTTCGAGGCGACGGGGACCGTGCTGCCCGTGCCCGGGAACCCGGCTGCCAAGGAACTGGAGTACGTGATCCGGCGGCCTGCCACTGCTTAG
- a CDS encoding ATP-binding protein, with protein MRDPMTALTDAFTSFLFGKVETTRLPVRTSTGQAQAVYLPTAAPGLGDSGVIIGREVYSGKGYIYDPFQLYGQQLPAPHWLVLGESGNGKSALEKTYVLRQLRFKDRQVVVLDAQGEDGVGEWNLIAQQLGITPIRLDPIAANDSGIRLNPLDPAITTTGQLALLRTIIEVAMGHGLDERAGFALKVAHAHVVDSIRDRQPVLTDIVEQLRHPEAESALAMNVDIDDVRAWGLDVALVLDRLVDGDLRGMFDGPTTVGIDLDAPLIVFDLSHIDRNSIAMPILMAIVGVWLEHTWIRPDRKKRIFLVEEAWHIINSPFVAQLFQRLLKFGRRLGLSFVAVVHHLSDVVDGAAAREAAAILKMASTRTIYAQKADEARATGRVLGLPRWAVEIIPTLTPGIAVWDVNGNVQVVKHLITEAERPLVFTDRAMTESSASAGLPADLLAAELEAEERALSIERSRGSGSPGSATTVA; from the coding sequence ATGCGAGATCCCATGACAGCGCTGACGGACGCCTTCACCAGCTTCCTCTTCGGCAAAGTCGAAACCACGCGCCTGCCCGTACGCACCTCCACCGGGCAGGCGCAAGCCGTCTACCTGCCCACCGCGGCCCCCGGCCTCGGCGACTCCGGCGTCATCATCGGCCGCGAGGTCTACAGCGGCAAGGGCTACATCTACGACCCCTTCCAGCTGTACGGCCAGCAGCTCCCGGCCCCCCACTGGCTGGTCCTCGGCGAATCCGGCAACGGCAAGTCGGCCCTGGAGAAGACCTACGTCCTGCGCCAGCTCCGCTTCAAGGACCGGCAGGTCGTCGTCCTCGACGCCCAGGGCGAGGACGGCGTCGGCGAATGGAACCTGATCGCCCAGCAGCTGGGAATAACCCCCATCCGCCTGGACCCGATCGCCGCCAACGACTCCGGGATCCGCCTCAACCCCCTCGACCCGGCCATCACCACGACCGGCCAGCTCGCACTGCTCCGCACCATCATCGAAGTGGCCATGGGCCACGGCCTCGACGAACGCGCCGGCTTCGCCCTCAAGGTCGCCCACGCCCACGTCGTCGACAGCATCCGGGACCGCCAGCCCGTCCTGACCGACATCGTGGAACAACTGCGCCACCCCGAGGCCGAGTCCGCGCTCGCCATGAACGTCGACATAGACGATGTCCGGGCCTGGGGCCTCGACGTGGCACTCGTCCTCGACCGCCTGGTCGACGGCGACCTGCGCGGCATGTTCGACGGCCCCACGACCGTCGGTATCGACCTCGACGCGCCACTGATCGTCTTCGACCTCTCCCACATCGACCGCAACTCCATCGCCATGCCCATCCTCATGGCGATCGTCGGCGTGTGGCTGGAGCACACCTGGATCCGGCCCGACCGCAAGAAGCGCATCTTCCTCGTCGAGGAGGCCTGGCACATCATCAACAGCCCCTTCGTCGCGCAGCTGTTCCAGCGCCTCCTGAAGTTCGGCCGCCGCCTCGGCCTCTCCTTCGTCGCCGTCGTCCACCACCTCTCCGACGTCGTCGACGGCGCCGCCGCCCGTGAGGCCGCGGCCATCCTCAAGATGGCCTCCACCCGCACCATCTACGCTCAGAAAGCCGACGAGGCCCGCGCCACGGGCCGCGTACTGGGCTTGCCCCGCTGGGCCGTCGAGATCATCCCGACCCTCACGCCCGGCATCGCCGTCTGGGACGTCAACGGCAACGTCCAGGTCGTCAAACACCTGATCACCGAAGCCGAACGCCCCCTGGTCTTCACCGACCGCGCCATGACCGAGTCCTCCGCCTCGGCCGGCCTCCCCGCGGACCTCCTCGCCGCCGAGCTGGAAGCGGAGGAACGCGCCCTGTCCATCGAACGCAGCCGCGGCAGCGGCAGCCCCGGATCCGCGACCACGGTGGCCTGA